A single region of the Trichocoleus desertorum ATA4-8-CV12 genome encodes:
- a CDS encoding NACHT domain-containing protein, with protein MVLTPDPFDQAVTTWNLDKLYPDLATAKREIAPHKKLGLTEVEKLHLRGLLCGYSPAEIAIQLVKTAKTVEVDLCNTLYRYVEALTGRATNTVESWREIATWLEAAGYKNFALEGEVRPTSSWGEAPDISVFYGRQEELTTLEQWIVGDRCRIVTLLGMGGIGKTSLAAKLAHQIQGQFDYLIWRSLRRPLPLEELLSDWLQLLSPERVTDSPIKIGSQLATLMEYLRKYRCLLVLDNLETILRSGDFAGHYREGYKSYGELLQRLSQETHQSCLLLTSREQTREIALLDGSNQPVRSLKLEGLKEAAREILQAKDLSGEGQWTTLIQIYRGNPLVLKMVSTTIKEIFDGSVTDFLKQRMTLITGDINDFIEQQVNRLSPLEHKILYQVAKVKEPVMLARLQESLQPVLPSDLLRALESLVRRSLIEKSVAGFTLQPVVMEYVTNQLEQLKQPED; from the coding sequence ATGGTGTTGACCCCAGATCCATTTGATCAGGCCGTAACCACTTGGAACCTTGATAAACTGTATCCAGACTTGGCTACTGCTAAACGGGAGATCGCTCCTCATAAGAAACTGGGATTGACCGAGGTTGAGAAGTTGCATTTGCGAGGGCTACTTTGTGGCTACAGTCCAGCAGAGATTGCTATACAATTGGTGAAGACAGCCAAAACCGTAGAAGTTGATCTGTGTAATACTTTGTACCGTTATGTAGAAGCTTTAACGGGCAGAGCCACAAATACGGTTGAGAGTTGGAGAGAGATCGCAACTTGGCTAGAGGCAGCAGGCTATAAAAATTTTGCGCTAGAGGGTGAGGTGCGGCCCACTTCGAGTTGGGGAGAAGCACCCGATATCTCTGTGTTCTATGGGCGACAAGAAGAACTCACAACTTTAGAGCAGTGGATTGTAGGCGATCGCTGTCGTATCGTCACTTTGCTGGGCATGGGCGGAATTGGTAAAACGAGCTTAGCAGCTAAACTGGCTCACCAAATTCAAGGCCAATTCGATTATTTGATTTGGCGATCGCTGCGTCGTCCCTTACCTTTAGAAGAATTACTAAGCGATTGGTTACAGCTACTCTCTCCTGAGCGTGTGACTGACTCACCCATTAAGATTGGAAGCCAACTTGCTACCTTGATGGAGTATCTCCGCAAGTACCGCTGTTTGTTGGTCTTGGATAACTTAGAAACGATTCTACGCAGTGGCGATTTTGCAGGGCATTATCGCGAGGGATACAAAAGTTATGGGGAATTGCTGCAACGATTGAGCCAAGAAACTCACCAAAGCTGTTTACTTTTGACGAGTCGTGAACAAACGCGAGAAATTGCCTTACTAGATGGCAGCAATCAACCTGTGCGATCGCTTAAACTTGAAGGGCTTAAAGAAGCAGCGCGAGAAATTTTACAGGCTAAAGACCTATCCGGTGAAGGACAATGGACTACTTTAATTCAAATCTATCGCGGCAATCCTCTCGTCTTAAAAATGGTTTCTACGACCATTAAAGAAATTTTTGATGGCAGTGTGACAGATTTTTTGAAGCAGCGCATGACTTTGATTACTGGAGATATCAACGATTTTATTGAACAGCAAGTCAACCGTTTATCTCCTTTAGAACATAAAATTCTATATCAGGTTGCGAAAGTCAAAGAACCTGTCATGCTGGCTAGGCTGCAAGAGAGTTTACAACCTGTTTTGCCGTCCGATTTATTACGAGCTTTAGAATCTTTAGTGAGGCGATCGCTGATTGAAAAAAGCGTTGCTGGTTTTACTTTGCAGCCCGTCGTGATGGAATATGTCACGAATCAACTGGAACAACTGAAGCAGCCAGAGGATTGA
- a CDS encoding serine/threonine protein kinase, whose translation MSYCINPKCPVRQNPRDIAACLACGTPLLIQQRYRLVQPLRELDELSQTEVFLAEDQGMLKVLKVLKTPKLLKLFEREAKTLQQLQHSGIPRVEPDGFFSLSVSPVTYKHSLMLHCLVMQKIEGQNLEQWLEQQGPISEAIVWQWLKQLVEILDVVHQHELFHRDIKLSNIMLQPGGQLALIDFGTAREVTNTYLAKVGSGREVTGIVSPGYTPLEQVNGKAVPQSDFYALGRSFVYLLTGKHPIDLPEDSQTGTLNWHDAAPQVSTRLADLIDDLMAPFPGQRPLNTQEILQRLAPDFPSPQKPTSLASPRLRWLIILNLCLFLLQLITGFLWLQAKQQQNWDFNRDRDLPLPAQVQ comes from the coding sequence GTGAGCTATTGTATCAATCCGAAATGCCCAGTGCGCCAAAATCCCAGAGATATTGCCGCTTGTCTCGCCTGTGGCACGCCTCTGCTGATCCAGCAACGCTATCGCTTAGTTCAACCGTTGCGGGAACTGGATGAACTGAGCCAGACTGAAGTCTTTCTAGCTGAGGATCAAGGGATGCTGAAAGTCCTGAAGGTTCTGAAAACTCCTAAATTACTCAAGCTATTTGAGCGAGAAGCAAAAACGCTGCAACAGTTGCAACATTCAGGCATTCCGCGAGTAGAACCTGATGGTTTCTTCAGCCTTTCAGTCTCCCCCGTCACTTATAAACATTCTCTAATGCTGCACTGTTTGGTGATGCAAAAGATTGAGGGGCAAAATCTAGAGCAGTGGTTAGAGCAGCAAGGCCCTATTTCGGAAGCGATCGTTTGGCAATGGCTGAAGCAACTGGTGGAAATTTTAGATGTCGTGCATCAGCATGAGTTATTTCACCGAGATATCAAGTTATCTAACATCATGCTCCAGCCAGGAGGTCAACTTGCTTTAATCGACTTTGGCACGGCCAGAGAAGTGACCAATACCTATCTCGCTAAAGTTGGCAGTGGTCGAGAAGTCACAGGAATTGTTTCCCCAGGCTACACCCCTTTAGAACAGGTGAATGGCAAGGCAGTCCCCCAATCGGATTTCTACGCTTTGGGTCGTTCCTTTGTCTATCTCTTGACTGGCAAACATCCGATCGACCTACCAGAAGATTCGCAAACGGGCACCCTGAATTGGCACGATGCTGCCCCTCAAGTTTCAACTAGACTTGCAGATTTAATTGATGACTTAATGGCTCCTTTTCCGGGACAACGCCCCCTGAATACTCAGGAAATTCTGCAACGCTTAGCTCCTGACTTTCCATCTCCACAGAAACCGACGTCTCTGGCGAGTCCGCGCCTGCGATGGTTAATCATCCTCAATTTATGCCTGTTTCTACTCCAGCTGATTACAGGCTTCTTGTGGTTACAGGCCAAGCAACAGCAAAACTGGGACTTCAATCGCGATCGCGACCTGCCTCTACCCGCCCAAGTTCAATAG
- a CDS encoding ABC transporter substrate-binding protein, whose product MKAILQFLQKLPKLFRQLHKPQFLGVMAGVQLVILLLLWLTWPQAPITLTFVVPAPESQHWSRLVQDFQAQNPDIRIKLVEGAYTTNEVEAIYTSALQTGSSIYDLIYLDIIWTPKFAAAGWLSNLSDHVSSSDLAPFLIDDIEAGRYQGALYRIPFRTDVGMLYYRKDLLQEIGEPAPATFAELVQVSQQLQEQQQVRWGYVWQGQQYEGLVAMFVEVLAGYGGFWINPETREVGLDQAPAIQSVEFLRDTLKLGISPAETTTYDEEESFEKFQQGEVAFLRNWPYIWPRVEAMKTLQGKVGIKPMVHAPGYRSAACKGGWGLGIARNAKHPEAAWRAIQFFTSAESQRRFVLQSGYLPTRRDLFVDPAIAQKYPHFPSLLQVLEHPVLRPSIPQYDQASQILQRHLSAALTGQPSAEAAMQAAAKETQRLLAKSY is encoded by the coding sequence ATGAAAGCCATTCTCCAGTTTCTGCAAAAACTACCAAAGTTATTCAGGCAGTTGCACAAGCCGCAATTTTTGGGAGTAATGGCTGGGGTGCAACTCGTTATTTTGTTGCTACTTTGGTTAACTTGGCCACAGGCACCGATCACCCTGACGTTTGTAGTTCCTGCTCCTGAAAGCCAGCATTGGTCAAGGCTGGTTCAAGATTTCCAAGCACAAAATCCCGATATCCGAATCAAGCTGGTGGAAGGAGCTTACACAACCAATGAAGTGGAAGCCATCTATACTTCTGCTCTACAGACAGGTAGCTCGATCTACGACTTGATCTATCTCGATATCATCTGGACTCCAAAGTTTGCCGCCGCAGGTTGGCTCAGCAATCTCTCAGATCACGTTTCGTCCAGTGACTTAGCTCCATTCTTAATCGATGACATTGAGGCAGGACGTTACCAAGGAGCGCTATATCGTATCCCCTTCCGCACCGATGTCGGTATGCTCTACTATCGCAAAGATTTACTACAGGAGATAGGCGAGCCAGCCCCAGCAACATTTGCAGAGCTAGTGCAGGTTTCCCAACAGTTACAGGAACAGCAACAGGTTCGCTGGGGCTACGTTTGGCAGGGACAACAGTATGAAGGGTTGGTAGCGATGTTTGTGGAGGTCCTGGCTGGGTATGGTGGATTCTGGATCAACCCTGAAACGAGGGAAGTTGGGCTCGATCAAGCTCCAGCCATCCAGTCTGTGGAATTTCTCCGAGATACATTGAAGCTAGGTATCTCTCCCGCTGAAACTACAACCTACGACGAGGAAGAATCCTTCGAGAAGTTTCAGCAAGGCGAGGTGGCTTTCTTGCGTAACTGGCCTTATATTTGGCCGAGAGTTGAGGCGATGAAAACACTTCAGGGAAAAGTTGGCATTAAACCGATGGTGCATGCCCCAGGCTATCGTAGTGCGGCTTGTAAAGGAGGGTGGGGGCTTGGGATTGCGAGAAATGCTAAACACCCTGAAGCAGCTTGGCGAGCGATTCAATTTTTCACCAGCGCAGAGTCACAGCGTCGCTTTGTGCTTCAGTCTGGATATTTACCGACCCGACGTGATCTCTTTGTAGACCCTGCGATCGCCCAAAAATATCCTCACTTTCCCAGTTTGCTCCAAGTCCTAGAGCATCCGGTTTTGCGTCCATCCATCCCGCAGTATGACCAAGCTTCTCAAATTCTCCAGCGTCATCTCAGTGCAGCCCTGACTGGACAACCGAGTGCAGAAGCCGCGATGCAAGCAGCAGCCAAAGAGACCCAGCGATTGTTGGCCAAGAGCTATTGA